TTTTAAGTTGACATTGGGAAGAAATCAGTTGATCGATCTCCTCAAATGcagaacaaaattaatttttgtgcCCTCTTAACACCTCTATATCCAAATAGGAGGACAATTTCTGAAGTCAAGCTAAAAGATATTCAATCTTTAATGGATGTTATTCCAAATTATGCACAAGAtttttactgcaagctcttcacCAACCTTGAATTCGAGGGTGACATTGATGGCTTCAAACCTTTGTAAGATGTAACAGCttttattataatttataataaaaatgaagtagcttaactttatttaaattaaatgtatgCAATAGTTTTGGAATGTTGCAAAAGCTATCAAGTATTGATGTATTCAAATCAGTTGTGTAAATGTTAAGAATCAATGTTAGTACcagtaaaatatatttacatcttcaaactcattaaaatatattatttattgtcataattttttatttctagatatGTTTTTTAATTACATCAGAAAGAATACATTACTTTCTGGATATATAAGGAGAGTTTTTCTTCAAGGTATTTATGCAGGTATTACTTCAATAAATAGGCAAATATCATGCATAAACCAAGAATAGTAACGCTATTTTCCTCATGTATCAGTTAAATATCATTAAACATAGCCGGAACTAATATAATCATATTGTATTTTGTGATATCAACGACAGTACATTCTTCTCTAGTCTGCATCACTTGACTAAACGGTATGCTTGAACTTGGAGTCAGATAATGCAAAATGCAGAAAAGAACATCATATATAAAAGTATCACACGACCAAGCACCATTTCTATATAAAATAAGAGTTTGTTATATTTTACATGATTTTAAGATATGAGCATCTAAATTTaattcagttttattattttacttcttaaaaAACTAGATTTGGTACAGATGTTGTATTCATATTACACTTTCACATATTGATTAATAACTCAAAATCAAGTTTTGACACTTGGTCAACTGATGAGGAAACTgtccaattatttctcagcacaaccaaccCACCAATACCCTTACCagcttttgagactgtttctgaccaccccatACACACAAAGAAATCTGGAGCCCGACcactggcatccatctgatacATTCCAATACCAATCTGTCACCTGAGTCACCTAACAGAAACCTTCCCGGCCACCCCAACTCCTTGTCTGGGGCAGGTTcactgacgacatcttcatgatctagatCCAGGGCACGACATCCTATCCTCATTCCTCCTCAGCTCAAAACCTTCTCTCCTACTTGCTTAATTTGGTCCTCCTTGGCCCAAAGTgttaccttcctggacattgacttCCATGTCTCTGATGGCTCTGTTCATACTTCTGTGCATACCAATCTCACCAACCATTAACAGTACCTGCATTCTGATAGCTGCATATCTTTCATACCAAAGAATAACTCCTATATAGTCTGGCCTCCCATGGCCACTTACAATAATGAAAATTACCTTGCCCAGTATGCCGAATATCTCCTTAAGGCCGTCACTGACAGTCGTCTCCAAACTTAGTCCACAGACAGATTTCCCACATCATACCTCCATGCAGGATTAATCCTCCCACTGCCAAGAACCAGCTGCAAAGTGTACCCATCATCACCCTATATTATCCTGGATTGAAACAACTGAATTATATTCTTTGAAAATGATCATTTATCATTGCGCCTGGAAATAAGGAACATTCTACCCACCCTTTTCGAAAAAGTATTCCACCAATCACCCAGTCTATTCAATCCCTCTGCCACAGCACTCCCAAACCCTGCCACATGGGTCATATCTGTGAGAGAGAGATCCAGATGCAAGATCTGTATGATACACACACCCAGTATACTCTACTTCAGTCTGTCACAGGCTCATTCTATGCTATTAGAGGTAGGGTCACTTTtggaagcagccatgtcatataccagctctgctggaatttctgcacagcattttatgctgCCAAGACTACCAGCAATCTGTCTGCCATTGGCAAACTGTGGCTAAAAGGAAAGTAGACCACCCAGTGGTAAAACACACTATTGAGCACAACATGCTTGATCACAATAGTTCCTTCACAAACAATGCCATCTGTGTTAAACCCCATCCCCGAACACACCCTTCTCTAAACAACATAAATGGGAGCTGTCCTTCCAACACATCCTTCACTCCTATAATCTGCCTGGCCTCAGTTTCTGCCCCCAGTGCTCCTGTAATATTGCAATAACACCTAGAACAGCTCATGACATATATTCCACAATCTGTAAATTACCCACATGGTATTACTGTCACAATTCAACAAATGCTAAACATCTCAGACACATTCACACCATGACCTTAAATCTAACCTTTCTAAATGTTATAACAACAATGTGGAAGGGATAGATACCTGCTCACCATACAGAGGAGGCactaagtcacagacaggcacaatgaaaaggagTGCTGAAATATTAAAGTTTCGGACAATGTCCTCCTCCtgcaacaaaaaacacacacacattgtcattGTGTTGGGGTGCTAGAGACCGTGACAGTggccatgtgtttgtgtgtgtgtgagttgcactaGTGTAAATGTGTATCTGAGTTTTCTACTGTAGAAGGAAGACCTGTTCCAAAACCTTTATATTTTAGCACTTTTCCATTGTGCCAGTCTGCAATTCAATGCattctctatatggtgagtagcaatgtatcatTTCCATATTATTTTGTAGAGAGGTTCTGGTAGAACATAAATGCTATGGAGTAAAGAGAGTGCTCATTGAAACCAGAAGTGTTGAGTAGAGAACAGgtacacacaaaaaaatgaaaggaagaaaaCTTGTTAGCTTTCAGAGTAATCATTTTTCGAACCACTCTCTCCCCTAGAGCCGTACATGATGCCAGTTGGATATACAGTGCCTGTGCTGCATCTCAGTAGGTGAGTAAGGCTGAGGTGCGGGTTGTCATATGAGATtgttggagggagagagagggagggaggttgGGGATGGAAGGCTATCAGCTCAGAGGGAGTCAGTTCATTCTCtggctaggaatgtgggagggaagGGCAGTAAGTGCATGCATGGGCTAGGCATGTAATGCATGGTTGTTGGAGCCAGTGGGAAGTGGCGATGTGGTGATGTGGTGAGGACATTGGtgcactcaaatgggaatccctgaaggggaaGCAACATTCTGTTTGAGAAACACTATTAagagaatttagagaactggcatctgaagctgactgcagaacactcCTAATGCCaccaaaacacatttcacataaggaccacgaagataagatatgagtaaTCAGGGCTCATAGGGAGACATATAGGTAGTCTTTTTTCCTGGCTCTTTTtccaagtggaataggaaagaaaatgattagtagtggtaaagGGTAATCGCAGCTGTGAATCCTACAGTGACTTGTGGAATCAGTAAATAGATGTAGGTTACCAGAGACTGAGGCCAAGATGATTATAAGAGCAAGGGATGTGTTGCAACTGTGTATTTCAGGCAAACATGGTAGAGAGAATAAAACAGAAGGCTTGGATTGTGAAGGCAACCACTTAAATTAAGCATGTTATGCTCAGCTGGATGGTGTGCATTTGGTGGTCAACTTttttcttggcaacagtttggcatTGGCCATTCTTCCTGTGGACAGCTctttggtaatcataccaacatataAGGCTCAGCAGCATTTGCAGCAGAGGtcataaatgacatggctgctttcacaagtggcccggcctctgatggggtaggataagcctatgacaggacttgtgtaggaagtgctgggtgggtggattgggaagGTGTCACACCCTGgtattccacagggatatgatccccgtGGAAAGGGTTGGAagaggcatagggatggactagaatgttgtgtaggttgggtggatgGCAGAACACCATTTTAGGAGGGGTTGGAAGGATCTGGAGTAGGACATCCCTTGTTTCATATCATAATGAGAGGTAATCAAAGCCCTTAGGAAGGATATGGTTCAGCTGTTCCAGTTCAGAGTGTTTACCTTAATAATTTGCAAGTGTTCCAAGGCAAAATCAATTATTGCCTCAAGTAGtcttaaagaggggggggggggggggaggggggggggctaaactgcacctgaacaggccatgaaggcccaacagtactgactggcCCCTGTggtaatcctcagcccacagacgttactggatgtggatatgaagaGACATATGGTCAGCACTCCAATCTCccagttgtgtgtcagtttacgagaccagagcagctacttctcaatcaagagctcctcagtttgcttcagaagagctgagtgcatcccactggccaacagtgctcggcagacaagACGGTCATTcacccaagtgttagcccagcccaacagtgcttaactggaACAGGTGCTACCAGTACAGCAAGACTGTTGGCCCCTCAAGTACCCTACGTCACTCATTTTTTGAAGCTTTGCGGGTATGGCACAAATGTTGAGTTATCCCAGGCGAATTTTCAATTAAAAGCAAGCTAAAATCAGCACACACTGTTGAGCAGCATACCAATCAAGACAGCACCTGCTGCTAACTTCTTCTAGATGCTTCTGCCCAGAGCAATTGACACAGATTCATcacaaattttcaaatggttcCAGGAGGCCTTCAGTTTTTGCACAACAAATGTTGTCATCAACACGAGAACAATATTCTTAAATATGAAAGAGATCCTATTGATTATTTTTGGTGTACAGAAAGTTGCAATCTTTTTATATGGCAACAAATTTCACCTAATTACTGACCACTCATCTACTTTTCTTCTTTGGTGCAAAAGCCATACTGCCCAATTCTACTGAGGACCAGTTCCAGCAATGGACTTCACAATTTTCAAATTTGAATTTATTACTGTCAACCTCAACAAAATTCAAATGGTGGTGATTTTCTAAaccactccaatttttttttttttttcactactagCATATCTGCCTGTACTGTGTTCAAACAACTGTCCTCCTGTGATCATCAAGTGCACAAGGATAGTTCTTATGATGATGTGCTGCATTATTTTAACTGGTTCTAAGCTAGTTTAATCTGATTTGTGCAATCAGGTACAATAGGCCCACCCACCTACTGGCTTGATTCCTACTTGCTGGAGGGAGGTGCTCACAAGGTGGCTACAGTGTGCTCGTGCATCTTCCTCTTAACAGATGTACCCTTGGCTGTAGTGTAGGGCTGCGCAACTGCTTGAAGGATACTGTCTCAGTACTGCACTGCTCACAAATTACCCTTGCAGTGATAAGTGGTGTTAAAAATGTGGCTGTATGCAGATTTTGTGTGGTGAAAAGAATATTAAGTAACAGGCTTCCAACCAAAAacggagcaaggtggcgcagtggttagcacactggactcgcattcgggaggatgacggttcaatcccgcgtccagccctcttgatttaggttttccgtgatttccctaaattgctccaggcaaatgcaggtatggtccctttgaaagggcacggccgacttccttccccgtccttccctaatccgatgagaccgatgaccgctgtttggtctcttccccaaaacaacccaacccaactccaaCTAAAAGAGGACAAACTATGGAGTCATAGGGGTGATGAAAAACTACTTTTGAGCACTTTAGAATGTCTATGAACTGGATATAGAGCTCAATACCCAAGAAACATTTGCTCTCAAATAGACCATCACATTATCCAAACCTTGAACAAATTCCCCATCATGTCACAGGACATAGCAAAAGCTACAAGGCAAAATGCTATTCTCAGCAAAGTATTAAATGGTGGCTAACTGCTCTACTGACAACAGAACATCCATCCCCATCAATATTATACAATTACAAGCTTTCAAAAGTGTACATGTATGCAGGTCCAACCTTCCTGCAATAACGTAacttgaaatttcttcaccaaatgtACCAGGGAATTATAATGATGAAATATCTTGCTAGGAAATATGCTTCTTGCCCAAAAACAGATGAGGACATTCCACACCTTTAGCAGGATTATCAGGCATGTAAAATACATCAATCAATCCCTTGCCAAAATTTTTCTTATGGCcagagcataatcaaatgtcagtatGCCTGCATACTGATTTTCGTTGTAACAGTTCCCAGTCAGATGTCCAGTTATTAGTAAATTATTAATGCTTTTTGAGGGAACTATCCttgaacaaacaaaattattttagaaataccAAAATCACAATATCCAAATTGGTTTAACATCTTCCTCTTTAGATTATAATTTTTGTGTCTTATCCACATCATTGTCACCTCAAGAGTCTACATAACAGAATTTTACTTAACAATGAAGAAATGTTCACTGCCTTTCTTGTctccaaaaaaaaaatattgacaaatAAAGCACCAAGTTTCAAACTTTCTCATTTGTAACTCACAATTCCTTCCATAAAACtcagaattttacatttcttcaattaaacTTTATTTCTGTAGACTCCACTGTTGGTACTTATTATAAAAGTTTCACCAGCAATGGTAGACAATGGAAAACTTAGGTGCTGTATGCAAATGCAACAAATAATTATTGAAACAGTGGCATAAAATTATTCGTTTTTTCTTGTAATCATAATGTTTCACCACGTAGCAACTGTGAAGTCTACAGAAACAAACTCTCAGTGATACAactgaaaagaataaataaaatgtttcatatttaaAAATGTCACATGGAATAATCACTCATTACAGGCACCCATCTGGATATATTAAGTTTTGCTTCGACCATCAACTACTGAATActattaaaaataattattgtaagatGTGAAATAGTCTTGAAAGAATCATTATTAATGTTACCTGCAATTGTTGCTGCTCAGACTCCCTCTGTTTTGCTACAGACTTAAGCATATTTCTTATTCCAATtgctttcattttctccctttccaCTTCTTTTGCCATATTTTCCATCACTGATATAAAACCATCAACTAGTTTTTGAAATTCTGTTATTTCTGAAATTggaaatagtttcaaaaatattctTTAGGAGTTTAAGTTCAACCAGTAAGGCATTAGTTCTGGTGTGTGTGCATTATTAACACCAATGTGCTGTTTGTGAATACAATACAAAGTGCTTTTTATAGTCACATACATGCATTATGGCATTCTAGCTGAACAGATAGAAGAAGTAACCCAACTTTCCAGTGCACCCCCTACTACATACGTGTTTTATATATGACCCTTATCTGGGAGATTTACATCTGCAGCACTGGATAATTTGCATTTAGATAATGCTGTAAATCACAGTCGACTGTCACCCAAGTATAGATTTTTCTGAAATAAAAGCATTGTTCTACGTACCTTGGTGGATAAGTTATGCATTCTGTATGGTACAACATATTATTCTATGGCAAATAGTTAACAGGGATAATATGAGTAATaggaattcaaaacatttaattgtAGTAGTTTTGACTGTATAAGCAACATTCCCCGTACAGTAAGCATATAAGCAGTAACCAATGTTTTAGCACATTTGGATTCTATGGTGCTATAAAATAAGTCATTTCTGTAATGCTCACACTACAGATTCTCTGGCACAAGATTTTTAGTGGTGACAAAGGCAATTCACGATGTTTGGAACTTAGTATAAACTCACAGTATCCCAGTAATGAATATACTTAGCAGCCTTCACATATATATGCACACACAGGTAATTGCAAATGAAAACAACTGAGAAACAATATCATAATAAGAATGTCAGGCAGTAGGTCAAAATCTGTATGGGACAGTGTAAAAAGTGAAATAGGGAAGATACACGAAGAACAGGAAATTACTCTTATAAATGCTGACAATATCAATACTGTCTAAAAATACCTGCCAAAATGATTACTTCATACATGCttaacaaaacatttctgaaaCTAAATTTCACTTATCAGGGTAAACTTAGGTATCGCACATCTGCATAGAGCATGAGGTTAGTTCCAACGAGAGACTATAAAGTAGTAATGGACCAGTATCACTTATAATCCACACTACTTCACAAATTGCAAAACCCTTGACTCACATTGTTAATTTACTATTTACACCACAGATTAAAAATCTCGAAAGTGATACCTCTATCCGAGAGAGGTATTAGGcataaaactgaaaattatttaccTATTCACTCTTCTTGGTATTCTCTACAGTAACTAGAGACTAATGAAACAATGAATTGCCTAGTACTATACTTAAACAATCATGATCTACTGAATAATAACAAATATGGATTTCAAACAGGTAGAAACAGCAATAATGGATTGCACAGATGGAATAGTCAGAAACTTTGATAACAATGGTAGTGTTACAGGAATTAATTTAGATCTTTCTTAAGCTTTCAGTACTATtagtcatggaattcttttagataagttgGACGCAATGGCGATTTCAATCATATTTGGAAAACAGATCACAGGTTGTGGAACTCATATCAGCTCACTGTAACCATAAAATCAGACTGGTATCTGATGCAAAGTAAGTCAAAATAAGTGTACTGAAGGGTAGTGTGTGAGTTcaccttctgttccttatttatttaaacGACATACACACGATAGAAACTGCAGCCAAGgtcatgttgtttgcagatgatactagtttaCTAGTGAGCAATGTAAAGAAATCTGTCCACAACAACTGATAAAGCCCTCAAGTCCCTTAATgtgaaaaaaaagataaataaaataaaattgtattctATATAGAAAGATGAATCAAAACTAAAATTTCCAGCTGGTGCTGCGCAGAAATGAGTTAGGAGTACGGGACATAAAACTTTTGATCAAGAcaaattagaaagaccacataacTAAATTCTCCCAGACTCAGTTCTGCATGTTTCATTCTGAGTACTACTTCTTAAGTTTGCTGTTTAGATGGTGCTAGATGTGCTTATTATGATAACTTTCAGTCCCTTGTAGCTCACGGAATAGTGTTTTGAGGTAAAATTTTTGGCTGAtcaattgaaatttttattttacagaaCAGGGCTACCCAAATCTTGTCATATAGCTCTGCTAGGGCTCACTGTAAACTCCTATTTAAAATGTTCTGTTTGCTTACTGTACCCTCTCTgtacatatacaaatatgtgttgatgacaagAGCTGACTTTGTGACCTGTAGGCCAATTGCACCTACCACAGTTACATCACTCACAACTGTTGATCAACCTTATAAAACAAGTAAGAACAACTCACACTCAAAGATATGTGACCCCACTTTAGCGTCATTCTTTATAACAAGCTGCCCACTTAGATAAAGAGACTGGTGAACGAAACACCTTTTACAGCAGatttaaaatcatttctgttgATAAGTGTGAATATATTAGCTTACTGGAATATTAGGCCCTACTTACTGCTCAGTTTTTTGATTGTCAACAGATGTACCATCTATGCTTAATTCGTCTTTGCAAAAGAATGTTTCTGCTAATGATCCTCTTGGGGCTGAATGTAATGTTTCTGCAGTTGACTTTTTTTTATTCAGATGTAGTGTCACACACATGCTCAGAGAAGGGATATGGTGCTAGACTAGTCGTGATGCCTATAGAATCAGTAGGTTTTTATGTTTCTGTGCGTTACACTTTTCTGCAGTGCtatataaaaatgtttgtgtgtgtttttttttttcagaagtgttTTATGTCAAAGGTTCAATTCATTTATTTCTTGTGCACATTGTATTTTCCAACAGTACATAACATGTTCATTCATTTTCTGTAGTTATTTTTATAACAAAACATCATGTTGCAATTACATCGTTGATTTATTTGTTGGGCATGTCACAATTCCAATGTACAGGTTGTGTTTCAGATGTCAGATGTTCAGTCATGTACTGACTAAGGTTGCTATGTCAGTCTTAATGCACAGGACTCACATTCGCAATGAGTGGGTTTCattccccgtccggccatcctcactTAGGTTTTCCCAAGTTGCtaaggtgaatgctgggatggatcctttgaatagGTCATGGAGAATATCCTGCCTTATCCTCACTCAGGGATGATTGTAGAAGTCggtcaagggaggggggggggggggggaggaggaggagagggttaacaaaaggagagttggggtgcTCTACCGACAAtttggtaaaatttggtgctgcttaaagtagtttttggtaactgttttggagttcagggtataaaatttgtattaataaataataaaacgcctattttaagttaaatgatatttattggtttaggtagTAAGCTATCTGCCGCtcctattcttttgttaaaatgtgtttggaatacactgcaacctatattgctccataattataaaaaaatgattgaatctgttgcaTTAATTTATTCGCTGGTTTCTTAAGTCATTTTATccggtgtaatatgatactccacggACGGGCTATagcccccatgccccccccccccccccctcccaccgttgCCACCACCCTGTCCTCACTTAAtcctataaaataaataacaggtttCAGACACTGCTGTACTGAATAGTCTAAGGATGAATAAATATACAACACTGGGAGTTAACCAAAACACCAAATTACGTGTCGAGCTCTGTACCCACTCAATTCCAAGCAAATCAAAAACTTTCGGAACAAACTTTGAACGTTATAAATGAAAACAAGGCCCACTGTATGCCATATATGAATGTTCTTTATTTTCTATTTAAACTTTTTACTTACTGAAATAAAGAACATTGATGTACAGCCTACAACGTAGCATGTTTTCATTTCTAAAACTTTTCGGGGTTGTGGGCACACACTGAACTAAAATTTACTACCTTATTACCACCTTCAATCGACCAAATGCATACCGCATGATAAATGTTCTCACGCtatacaaaatgaattaaaatatagtTACTTTCCACAAAAGTTTTGCATTCTTCATTCAGCTCATTTGTCTGTTCGGCTACTTCCGGTTCGAGAATTCGTATTTTGGTCAAGTCATCGAAATATATTCCTAACTTTGCGAGCATTTCTGTCATATTCAATATCGCTAACACAACCACCCTTTATGTATAGATTGTATACACTTTATAGTTGACATAAACTAAGATGCGCAGCTTTTCACATATATAACGATCTATTCCAAAGATGCATACTTTGCAGCATCTGACGTCGCAGATTCTGCACGAACAGTCGCATTACACGCTCGAGAACAATTCACCGTATCGATGGTTGTAACTCAATATTGCAAAACTTGTCATTTCGATTTCATTATCGTTGTGGGTACAG
The Schistocerca gregaria isolate iqSchGreg1 chromosome 1, iqSchGreg1.2, whole genome shotgun sequence genome window above contains:
- the LOC126334578 gene encoding intraflagellar transport protein 20 homolog isoform X2, with protein sequence MLRCRLYINVLYFKITEFQKLVDGFISVMENMAKEVEREKMKAIGIRNMLKSVAKQRESEQQQLQEEDIVRNFNISALLFIVPVCDLVPPLYGEQALIIEKSTELERLRIQHQSLQKTEQEQEDIIENLVLNH
- the LOC126334578 gene encoding intraflagellar transport protein 20 homolog isoform X4 produces the protein MVHLLTIKKLSKITEFQKLVDGFISVMENMAKEVEREKMKAIGIRNMLKSVAKQRESEQQQLQEEDIVRNFNISALLFIVPVCDLVPPLYGEQALIIEKSTELERLRIQHQSLQKTEQEQEDIIENLVLNH
- the LOC126334578 gene encoding intraflagellar transport protein 20 homolog isoform X1 is translated as MTEMLAKLGIYFDDLTKIRILEPEVAEQTNELNEECKTFVEKITEFQKLVDGFISVMENMAKEVEREKMKAIGIRNMLKSVAKQRESEQQQLQEEDIVRNFNISALLFIVPVCDLVPPLYGEQALIIEKSTELERLRIQHQSLQKTEQEQEDIIENLVLNH
- the LOC126334578 gene encoding intraflagellar transport protein 20 homolog isoform X3, whose protein sequence is MTEMLAKLGIYFDDLTKIRILEPEVAEQTNELNEECKTFVEKITEFQKLVDGFISVMENMAKEVEREKMKAIGIRNMLKSVAKQRESEQQQLQALIIEKSTELERLRIQHQSLQKTEQEQEDIIENLVLNH